In Streptomyces sp. NBC_00306, a single genomic region encodes these proteins:
- a CDS encoding PIG-L family deacetylase: MTGRPLTLMAVHAHPDDEATGTGGVLARYAAEGIRTVLVTCTDGGCGDGPGGVKPGDPGHDPAAVALMRRQELEVSCDVLKVSDLEMLDYADSGMTGWPSNDAPGSFWQTPVQEGAARLAELMRHYRPDVVVTYDENGFYGHPDHIQAHRITMAALEMTALTPKVYWTTMPRSMMQRFGEIMREFHEDMPEPDPAEAAAMAEIGLPDDEITTWVDTTAFSGQKFDALAAHASQGENIFFLKMGKERFGELMGMETFVRVQDATGATVPESDLFAGLR; this comes from the coding sequence ATGACTGGCCGGCCCTTGACGCTCATGGCGGTACACGCCCACCCCGACGACGAGGCCACCGGAACCGGAGGTGTCCTCGCGCGGTATGCGGCGGAAGGCATCCGCACGGTTCTCGTGACGTGTACCGACGGCGGGTGCGGTGACGGACCCGGGGGTGTCAAGCCGGGCGATCCCGGGCACGATCCGGCCGCGGTCGCCTTGATGCGCCGTCAAGAACTCGAGGTGAGCTGCGACGTCCTGAAGGTCAGCGATCTGGAGATGCTGGATTATGCCGACTCCGGGATGACGGGCTGGCCGAGCAACGACGCCCCCGGATCCTTCTGGCAGACCCCCGTGCAGGAGGGCGCGGCCCGACTCGCGGAACTCATGCGGCACTACCGACCTGATGTGGTCGTCACCTACGACGAGAACGGCTTCTACGGCCACCCCGACCACATCCAGGCCCACCGCATCACGATGGCGGCGCTGGAGATGACCGCGCTGACACCGAAGGTGTACTGGACCACGATGCCTCGCTCGATGATGCAGCGGTTCGGCGAGATCATGCGCGAGTTTCATGAGGACATGCCGGAGCCGGATCCTGCCGAGGCCGCCGCGATGGCCGAGATCGGCCTCCCCGACGATGAGATCACCACGTGGGTGGACACCACCGCGTTCAGCGGTCAGAAGTTCGACGCGTTGGCCGCGCACGCCAGTCAGGGCGAGAACATCTTCTTCCTCAAGATGGGCAAGGAGAGGTTCGGCGAGTTGATGGGTATGGAGACCTTCGTACGTGTCCAGGACGCCACGGGCGCGACCGTACCCGAGAGCGATCTCTTCGCCGGACTGCGCTGA
- a CDS encoding MSMEG_1061 family FMN-dependent PPOX-type flavoprotein, which yields MTQPLAGSAFDSLRLDAVTDQEALRRAYELPKATALRKQMDELTDQTRRLIGCSSLVLVASADAEGNCDVSPRGGPAGFVAVLDTRTVAIPDATGNKRLDTLQNVVATGRAGLLFIIPGRTTTLRVNGRACVSTRPDLLSQLTAVGKPPASALVVGIEEVYPHCPKSLLRSGAWKPEQWLPADAQPTSAEVTLAQLRMPELTIAGIEQAEADSLKYRYE from the coding sequence ATGACACAACCCCTTGCCGGCAGTGCCTTCGACTCGCTCCGCCTCGACGCCGTGACCGACCAGGAGGCGCTGCGTCGGGCCTACGAACTCCCCAAGGCCACGGCATTGCGCAAGCAGATGGACGAACTCACCGATCAGACGCGACGGTTGATCGGCTGCTCATCGCTGGTCCTGGTCGCCAGTGCGGACGCCGAGGGCAACTGTGACGTTTCCCCGCGCGGCGGCCCCGCCGGGTTCGTCGCCGTCCTGGACACACGGACGGTGGCGATACCGGACGCGACAGGCAACAAGCGTCTGGACACCCTGCAGAACGTCGTCGCCACCGGACGGGCCGGGCTGCTGTTCATCATCCCGGGGCGCACCACGACGCTCAGGGTGAACGGCCGCGCCTGCGTCTCCACCCGCCCGGACCTGCTGTCGCAACTGACCGCCGTGGGCAAGCCGCCGGCCAGTGCGCTGGTGGTGGGGATCGAGGAAGTCTACCCGCACTGCCCCAAGTCGCTCCTGCGCAGCGGGGCCTGGAAGCCGGAGCAGTGGCTGCCGGCAGACGCCCAGCCGACGTCGGCCGAGGTGACGCTGGCCCAGCTCCGGATGCCGGAGCTGACGATCGCCGGCATCGAGCAGGCGGAGGCGGATTCGCTGAAGTATCGGTACGAGTAA
- a CDS encoding OsmC family protein: protein MTDHSLRSVTVERTGPGSFHATNARGGTIVFGGSAADEGTEFTPVELLLAALGGCTAVDVDVATARHSEPTGFTVTVTGHKVSDELGNRMADLELVFAVTFPDGEAGDRARAILPRAVKVSHDKLCTVSRTVEIGTPVTAKVT, encoded by the coding sequence ATGACCGACCACTCCCTGCGCTCCGTCACCGTCGAACGGACCGGACCCGGAAGCTTCCACGCCACCAATGCCCGCGGTGGCACGATCGTCTTCGGCGGCAGCGCCGCCGATGAGGGCACCGAGTTCACGCCGGTCGAGCTGCTGCTGGCCGCGCTCGGCGGCTGCACGGCCGTGGACGTCGACGTCGCTACCGCCCGGCACAGCGAGCCCACTGGGTTCACCGTCACCGTGACCGGCCACAAGGTCAGCGACGAACTGGGCAACCGGATGGCCGATCTCGAGCTGGTCTTCGCTGTCACGTTCCCGGACGGCGAAGCCGGGGACCGGGCCCGCGCCATCCTCCCGCGAGCGGTCAAGGTCTCCCACGACAAGCTCTGCACCGTCAGCCGCACCGTGGAGATCGGCACTCCCGTTACGGCGAAGGTCACGTAG